GGATTTCAAAGGTTTTGAACTTGAATTATCTGTATTCAATATTGaagtttcaaaatagaaaatttgggtaaattttgaatttacGAAAAGtgtatttatttcaatttgattgtttttcttgaagatagtaaaatatatataaaacattgtaagttttattatttattacacaTGTTTATGATCAATTTATACATTTAGtgttatcaaaatattaatttcttttaaataagtgtatagataatattttaaacatagaTTGGTGTgccaaacatatttttaaaatttttaaaaattgaatgtaCTTATTAAAGAGATGAAATGGTGGTTATCTGAACACTCAGATTAGTTTTATATTATGTACTTTGGATATAAACATGATTGATTTTATTGATCTACGCAAAGACTCATAAACAAACtgaataaaagtaaagaattaCTTTTTGGTTAGACGAACGCGTGTTTATTAACTAGAAGGCAAACACGTCCTTAAGTTATTGGAGATAAATTCGGTGCTCAGGTGATCGAAGTGGGTGCGTAAAAGCCAAAAGAAATTGTAAGAAAACATTGTCGTATATTCTGCAGAGGGGTTTTTACGTTGTAAGAGAGCGTCGAAAAAGTACTCCGAAAAAAACAAGGACCCAGAACATGCATTTGCAATGAGAGGTGTCGTCATAACCGATGAAAGTGTGTGATGATTCATCATTCAATCGAACTAGTTGGTCGTGTACAGGAAAAAGGAACGAGTGCAACTGGGTAACCCTCCCTCCCTCACCCTTTCACCTCAATCAATTTGCTGTTATTAGTTTCACTTAGACACAAAATTAACTTCAAACAATCCAATAAACCGGTGGGGACCGATTCAGAATACTCATCAAATGATGTGTTACAACGAAGAAAATAGGaaacatattttaaagaaaaattataaatgagaaAAGGTTCATAAATATATTGTAACATGAATGACAGAAGCACATGTGTTGATCTTTCGTTGTTCACTGTCTGTCCATGTAGGCTCCACGTTCAAGCTTGTTCATATTATTCATACTTCAACTTAAAATtctgaaaataataattaattttctaactGTAACTGtaactaaattttatcaaatttaacactatataaaaaaatcagttACTCAGATGTAAAATGCAGTAATTAAAAGATAGGATCCAGAAAGGGATGTGTTATATTATTGTAGACTATACATGACATAAAATCTGGGATTGATTCAGTCATGtgaatagataaaataaaatattttttttttctttttgaaaaaaataaaaagtgagtGAGTGCAAGCTGGGTGTTGTGTGGGTATGATCGTTATCTTGTATTGCAGTATTCATACTAACCAATATATGTGTCACCTTCTTATTCCATCACGTGTAGTTTATTGCTCTCACTCTCACCATTGTGGCGACACGTGTGCATCGAAAATTGCAACCATCTATCCCAATCTGCTTCTCCCCTTCCACCTTTCCTTTCTCACAAGACAAACACAACCCAACAACACAATTGCCTCGTACGTGCCACCTCACCACTCTCTCTCATTGCCACGTGTCCCTCCAAACTCCCCTCCTCTCCCCACGTGTCGCCTCCTTATCCCTTAGCCCCATTCTCGTCATTTCACATCTTTTCACTCTGCTCTTTTTCCTTTATCTCATTAATTCTCTtatttcctttctctctctctctacccCCTCCCACCACAACACACTCAGAAAATGTAGAAATGcaacaaaattttcttccaaACAAAAACGTATGAATTGGTCGGTTTAGCAATGAATCATCTTCCCTTACCCACATAATCACCACCTCCAATTTTACATCTTTTTTGCCAGGTTTTACCCTCTCTGTCTCTTTCTCTGTTTCTGTCTCTTAGTTTCTTTCAATGGCACAAGTTCAAGACAGAGACAACACCCGCAACAACCATCATTACATTTCTTCAGCACCCACAACAACAGCACAATCTCCAATGAACAATTTGCCCCGAGATCTGTTGAGGAGCTTCATGGGAGTGAACAATCATCACGGCCACCATGGTAATCATCAGAATTTGCCTGTACCGGTGGTGAAGttagaggaagaagaggagTTGGAACTAAGTCTCGGGCTTTCGATGAATGGTCGATTTGGGGTGGACCCCACCGCCAAGAAGATAAAGAGAACTACGTCGATTCCGGAGTTCGTGAGGGACGAGATGGGGTACGCTGTTGTGCAGTGCACGGCGCCTCTGGTGAGGACGTGCTCGCTGCCGACGGAGACGGAGGAGGAGTGGCGGAAAAGGAAGGAGTTGCAGACGCTGCGCCGCATGGAGGCGAGGAGGAAGCGCTCCGAGAAGCAGAGGAATTTGAAGGCTCTCAGAGAGCAACAGCAACAACAGCAACCAAGGGTTGGGTCTGAAGGGAATAATCCTGTGGAACAAAGTGCAGGGGCTTACGCTGAGGGTGCCCCCCTGGGGAGAACCGTGTCGTTGACCACACGCGTTTGTGGACTCGGTTTGAATGGGGACAGcgagaaagagaagaaggaaaaggGTGGAGTGGTGTTGGCGCCTCCATCGCCTTCGCAGGGTTCCATTGGTTCTTCGGGAACCTCAGAAGTTGAGTCTCGACAAGGTCAaggtaataattattaattgatattttttattttacactttTCTTCAAGGACTTTTGGTTTATCTGTTTTTACATTTGCTTGCTTTCTTTGACTGTTCTGGttttattccttttaatttcttttcctgTTGTGTTTTTTTCCCTTTGGGATATTGGTCATCAATCAAGCAggaaaaaagttgaaattttttttgctgttttttattttttaacttttcaccTCTAGTCAGGAATTAAATTAGGGAGGGTGAGACCTACTAGGGTCCCCCATAGTGGCATGATTGTCCTAGGTTATGATATCGGGTTTGTCATTTTTTACCAAAAAAGAGAAATTGGGAGAAGTCAGCCTCTGCTTGGGTTTAACTTTTCAACTCTTAAATCAAAATCGAAATTACTGTTTTCTTAACCGATGTCAATTTGTTGAATGATCTGATGATCAAGATGAGTGAGGTTTTTTTGCAGATGTCAGATCATGTCTGCGCCAGAAAAAATTAGTCAAAGTTTTGTCTTAGTTCAATTTTGCATTTGCTAAGTAATTTTTGTAACAATGTTTAAGCTGAATTTGGCCTTTGATTTGAAATGATAACCCGGGATTGGTTATTGTTTGCACTCTTAGCCTCATCCAAAGTGGCTAGTATGCAGCATTTCACCGTGATCTTTCGTTCATACCTTTGGTTGACACTTGTTTAGGTTGAGAATGTCTCCAAAAAAGATAAGCATAAACCAGAGGTTGTATCCTTGTGTGTCATAGAAAGTGGGAGAACATGAATGTTGAAAAATTAGTAGTCATTTTTCTTGTGTAGAGCAAATACTATTACCCTTTACTTCCCTTGGATTCTGACCTCGAAACAGAACCCTGTTGATTGTGAATTCCCTTTTGAAAAATCTAATGATGGCGACTCTGTAGTACATGTAAGTTTTAAGAAATGGTTGTGTGTAATCACTGTTGCAGAGTTCTTTAGAACAACACATTAATATCTTCTAAGTGCCAAGAATTCAGAAAGGTGTGTTCCAACGGATCTATATTTTGAACTTGGAATTCCACTGAAAAATTCACTTAAtctattcaaatatttatgaaGTTCATGTTATCAGAATCCATTTTCAGCTTCTTGTATATAAGGGTTGGCAATAGCAAGCTAAATCGTAATTTATGAAATGCTTTGTTCTCCCTTGATCGTGCTCTATCACTTGACTAGTTGATCATTCAACACTTCTAGTCTGTCTGCAAACCCATTTTTGGtatcttaaattattttgcAACCCATTTTTTCTCCACTTCAGGACCAACACCAATAGATGTTAGAAGCCCTACTAGTGGCAACTTGCAGCCAGATAGTGAGCTGAAATCAGCAATTGCAGCCCAAGCAAGTGTTGCAGAGAATGGTAGCAAGAATGCTGGTGCAGTGGGTGTGAGAAGTGAATCTAACAAGCATTCAGTACCCCAGAACAGAACCAAAGACATTGTGAGGAACTTGTTGGAAGACATGCCCTGTGTCTCCACAAAAGGTGATGGTCCTAATGGAAGAAGGGTAGAAGGTTTTCTTTACCGGTATGGGAAAGGTGAGGAAGTGAGGATAGTGTGTGTTTGCCATGGCAGTTTTCTCACCCCTTCAGAGTTTGTTAAGCATGCTGGTGGCGGTGACGTGGCAAATCCATTGAAGCATATTGTTGTTAGTCCAAGCATTTTGTGAGGCCAAGAGAAAGAACCAACCAATCATCATGAGTCATCAAATTTTTACTCAA
This region of Vigna unguiculata cultivar IT97K-499-35 chromosome 5, ASM411807v1, whole genome shotgun sequence genomic DNA includes:
- the LOC114185130 gene encoding ninja-family protein AFP3, with product MAQVQDRDNTRNNHHYISSAPTTTAQSPMNNLPRDLLRSFMGVNNHHGHHGNHQNLPVPVVKLEEEEELELSLGLSMNGRFGVDPTAKKIKRTTSIPEFVRDEMGYAVVQCTAPLVRTCSLPTETEEEWRKRKELQTLRRMEARRKRSEKQRNLKALREQQQQQQPRVGSEGNNPVEQSAGAYAEGAPLGRTVSLTTRVCGLGLNGDSEKEKKEKGGVVLAPPSPSQGSIGSSGTSEVESRQGQGPTPIDVRSPTSGNLQPDSELKSAIAAQASVAENGSKNAGAVGVRSESNKHSVPQNRTKDIVRNLLEDMPCVSTKGDGPNGRRVEGFLYRYGKGEEVRIVCVCHGSFLTPSEFVKHAGGGDVANPLKHIVVSPSIL